The following DNA comes from Bryobacteraceae bacterium.
CGCGATCGCGGCGGCGTAGAGGGCCACGGCCAGCCACGGGCGCCAAAGCGGGAGGGCGACGAGGCCGCCCAAGTGCACCGCGGCGGTCGCGGCGCCGCCCACCGCCGTAATCCGCGTCATGCGCGCCAGGGGCCGAGTCGCCTGGAAATGGCGAGCCATGGCGCGGACGAACGATCCGAAGCAGATGGCGGCCAGACCAGCCGCCGCGATCCGCGTGCTGCCGTCGAGGAGGGTGTAGGTTCCGTTCACGCCTGAAGAGCGGAACCGGCGCGGCGTTTTGGTCATTTTTCTTTCAGCGCCGCGGCGAGGCCCGTGTATCCGCACAAGTGCATCTCGATACCGTGCCGCGACGGCAGGCGCACATCGTATTCGTGAAACACCACTCCGGCGCGGCGCGCGTGCATTCGGTTGATCCGAACCACCGGCGCCGGGCACATGCTGAAGCCGAGATCGACGCAGCGCTCGGCCGCCAGGCCGAACAGGGCTTCGGCGAGCCCCGTGGAGATGGCGCGTTGATTGGAGGAAGTGGAATCCACCGCGTGGCGCGAAAACTCGGCGGCCACGGTCCGCGCCCAATCGACTTCGGGCAGGGAAGCGCGAAGCCGGACGCCTCCGCTTTCGAGCGGCAGCGCCGGCGCCGACTCCGGCGGCGAGAGGTTCAGGCGCCCCCCGCCCACCACGCTTTCACCCTCAAGCGCCACGACGATCTCCCCGGATTCGTCGAAAACATCGGGAGTCTCCATTCCCGGCACACCCCAGTGCTTCAGATATTCACGTCCCCGGAGGGCGTAGTAGAGGGCGCGAAGCGCGGGCGTGGACGCTAGTTCGAATCTGAGTTTTGTTTCGTGTTCCATGCCCGCCTAGCGGAGCGGCGGCGGGCATTTGGTCAACTTCGACCGGTTTAGTTACTCACTTTCGATCACGGAATGTGATGACATTGTGAGTCACATCAGATCACTTCTCAAACTGGCGGACCGCGGACATACTGATAGAACTTTGACAAACGTGGGGCCTCCATCCCGCGAAAGTCTTACAGAGAGTGGCGTGCCGACGTGGTCTCCCGGCCGCGTCGGTACGCTTTTGAGCCACGAGAGGAGCTGGCGATGCCGGAACCTTCGCAGCGCACACACGAAATAACACGCCTGTTGAACGAGGCCCGCGCCGGCAACGAGCAATCCGCCGGCAGGTTGATGGAACTCGTGTATTCCGACCTTCGCGGCCTCGCGCGCAACTATATGTCCCGGGAACGGCCGGACCACACGCTGCAGCCCACGGCGCTGGTGCATGAGGCCTACCTTCGCGTGTTTGAAGGGGCGGAGGTGGACTGGCGGGACCGCGCCCACTTCTACGCCATCGCCGCGAAGCAGATGCGGCGGATCCTGGTGGACCACGGCCGCGAGCATCGCGCCGAGAAGCGCGGCGGCGGCCTCAAGGTATCGCTCGACGATAACCTGGGCGCGCATAGCGCGGCCGCGGCGATGTCGGGCGAACTGGATGTCGTGAACGAGCTGCTCGATCGCCTGGCGCGGACCGACTCGGAAGCGGCCCGTGTTGTCGAACTGAAGTTCTTTTCCGGCCTCTCCGACCAGGAGGCCGCCGAGGCGCTCGGCGTCTCGCATTCCACCGTGCGCAGGCACTGGACGTTTGCCCGCGCCTGGTTCGTCCGCCAACTCGCCGCGCCAGAGCGGCCTTTGCATTCTTGACCATTTCCGCCGCCGCGTTCCGCTTTCGT
Coding sequences within:
- a CDS encoding sigma-70 family RNA polymerase sigma factor yields the protein MPEPSQRTHEITRLLNEARAGNEQSAGRLMELVYSDLRGLARNYMSRERPDHTLQPTALVHEAYLRVFEGAEVDWRDRAHFYAIAAKQMRRILVDHGREHRAEKRGGGLKVSLDDNLGAHSAAAAMSGELDVVNELLDRLARTDSEAARVVELKFFSGLSDQEAAEALGVSHSTVRRHWTFARAWFVRQLAAPERPLHS